A genomic window from Mobula hypostoma chromosome X1, sMobHyp1.1, whole genome shotgun sequence includes:
- the rpl27 gene encoding large ribosomal subunit protein eL27, translated as MGKFMKPGKVVLVLAGRYAGRKGVIVKNIDDGTSDRPYSHALVAGIDRYPRKVTAKMGKKKVAKRSKIKSFVKVYNYNHLMPTRYSVDIPLDKTIVNKDVFRDPALKRKARREAKVKFEERYKTGKNKWFFQKLRF; from the exons ATGGGAAAATTTATGAAACCCGGGAAGGTGGTTCTGGTGCTGGCTGGTCGCTATGCTGGACGCAAAGGTGTTATTGTaaag AACATTGATGATGGGACTTCTGACAGGCCTTACAGTCATGCCCTGGTTGCTGGTATTGATCGTTACCCTCGAAAAGTGACTGCAAAGATGGGTAAGAAGAAGGTGGCCAAGAGGTCCAAAATCAAGTCCTTTGTGAAAGTCTACAACTACAACCATCTGATGCCAACCAG ATACTCCGTTGACATTCCCTTGGATAAGACCATTGTGAACAAGGATGTTTTCAGGGATCCTGCTTTGAAAAGAAAGGCCAGGCGGGAAGCCAAAGTAAAATTTGAGGAAAG GTACAAGACAGGAAAAAACAAATGGTTCTTCCAGAAGCTCCGGTTCTAA